The following proteins come from a genomic window of Hydractinia symbiolongicarpus strain clone_291-10 chromosome 2, HSymV2.1, whole genome shotgun sequence:
- the LOC130629730 gene encoding biogenesis of lysosome-related organelles complex 1 subunit 5-like, with the protein MAEEVEMLCKDVFAITSRLFDHKAVTRAESKYLVRELELKKSKDSLKIFQDVVHQSEKTKSRIPECIDLINERVEKVHTLVVSAASNALDVLSSGGNNDDETREDLKKKREKEWEEFMKEMNQAQANVLEKHRERMAELDTKEDKEI; encoded by the coding sequence atggCGGAGGAAGTTGAGATGCTTTGCAAAGATGTATTTGCCATTACTTCAAGATTGTTTGACCACAAGGCTGTTACAAGAGCGGAAtcaaaatatttagttcgagaACTGGAacttaaaaaaagcaaagacaGCTTGAAGATCTTTCAAGACGTGGTTCATCaatcagaaaaaacaaaatccagAATACCAGAATGCATTGACCTCATAAATGAAAGAGTTGAGAAGGTTCATACACTTGTTGTTTCCGCTGCTTCAAACGCTTTAGATGTATTGTCCTCAGGTGGTAACAATGATGACGAAACGCGAGAGGATCTCAAAAAAAAGCGGGAGAAAGAATGGGAAGAATTTATGAAAGAAATGAATCAAGCTCAAGCAAACGTACTGGAAAAGCACCGTGAGAGAATGGCTGAACTAGACACAAAGGAAGATAAAGAAATCTAA